In Syntrophales bacterium, the following proteins share a genomic window:
- a CDS encoding MFS transporter, with the protein MLYSFPFITMSFANLFNVSSFGAFFLFPLFITHHGGSKSDIGIIMGVFALSAVLCRPWISDMVDRIGRKKSYTIGCVIMSIVPTMYLFCRGDLSDFYLPLILIRILHGVGLAICFTASFTYIADIVPEKRLNEGIGMFGAAGIMGLAIGPAVGELIIRDFGFSIFFLAATGMAILSLLTHLVVPESFVHVPHERRQSFSSVLLKRKVLIVALISILFGVGLAAVGCFVSPFAEARGIAFISTYYISYSGAAILTRLFGGKLADRIGEDRIIPHALILTGGGLLILIFMKGNMILVLSGLVTGCGHGFLFPCLNSLAIRNEPVNIRGKITGIFTGGIDTGAFIGSVMLGYIGEWAGFGALFFAAGLALLIGFGVYRFEAKRLKINDGGTVDLGDSISISRRKEATICMLPPEFPPRDRKSKN; encoded by the coding sequence ATGCTATACAGCTTCCCATTTATCACCATGTCCTTTGCCAACCTGTTTAACGTATCAAGCTTTGGCGCTTTCTTCCTCTTTCCTCTTTTCATTACGCACCATGGAGGTTCCAAGTCAGATATAGGGATTATTATGGGTGTCTTTGCTCTATCTGCCGTTCTTTGTCGTCCCTGGATTTCTGATATGGTTGACAGGATCGGTCGGAAAAAAAGTTATACCATTGGATGCGTTATCATGAGCATCGTTCCCACTATGTACCTCTTTTGCAGAGGGGACCTGTCCGACTTTTATCTTCCGCTCATCCTTATACGAATTCTACACGGCGTGGGATTGGCCATCTGCTTCACAGCTTCATTCACCTATATAGCCGACATTGTTCCCGAAAAACGCTTAAACGAAGGCATCGGCATGTTCGGGGCTGCGGGAATCATGGGATTGGCCATCGGGCCTGCCGTCGGTGAGCTTATAATCCGGGACTTCGGCTTTTCCATCTTTTTTCTTGCCGCCACAGGAATGGCGATACTCAGTCTTTTGACCCATCTTGTTGTTCCCGAATCATTCGTGCACGTCCCACATGAACGGCGCCAGTCCTTTTCCTCTGTCCTGTTAAAGCGAAAGGTTTTGATAGTAGCATTGATTTCCATTTTATTCGGGGTCGGCCTTGCGGCCGTCGGCTGTTTTGTTTCCCCATTTGCCGAAGCACGCGGGATTGCTTTTATTTCCACTTACTACATCTCCTACTCGGGAGCGGCTATTCTGACAAGGCTTTTCGGGGGCAAACTCGCGGACAGGATCGGAGAAGACCGGATCATCCCCCACGCTCTGATACTGACCGGGGGCGGCCTTTTGATTTTGATTTTCATGAAAGGAAACATGATTCTGGTTCTTTCTGGTTTGGTGACCGGGTGTGGACATGGCTTTCTCTTCCCGTGCCTGAACTCACTGGCCATACGAAACGAACCTGTCAACATCCGCGGCAAAATTACCGGTATCTTTACAGGTGGAATTGATACAGGGGCATTTATAGGATCTGTCATGCTGGGTTATATCGGTGAATGGGCAGGCTTTGGAGCTCTTTTCTTTGCGGCGGGTCTTGCTCTCTTAATAGGATTTGGCGTTTACAGGTTTGAAGCAAAGAGACTTAAAATTAATGATGGAGGAACAGTCGATTTAGGGGATAGCATATCTATTTCCCGAAGAAAAGAGGCAACAATATGTATGCTGCCCCCCGAATTCCCCCCAAGGGATAGGAAAAGCAAAAATTGA
- a CDS encoding transposase, with amino-acid sequence MFRPTSAQSSLFEVDHYFSGILSKDDWSFIFKERVLPLIDEEKFRHLYSETEGRPNASIKTMISLLIFMGTEKLTWRASEYLFPRRIDWLIATCTPMGEAQIDHTTLFKFFQLLEKDDICRDMFVEITDAFIKACGTSVKMQRTDSFYIHGWLRTLSRYGLFKETIRKFLQSLGKQKPGLYESIKGQLSREYLENNFDITEKDKELAQRKVALMAKDLYILHCAFENHNQIKHYETFRILSKVFTQQCEVKDTSGADPEIIIKEKPDKDTICTPHNPEARYVRKVKQRVTGDKAFVTETCSSENKTQFITDVELLPATASDSGQQPEIQQRLIDNNFKPEKQYGDAGFVNGKTILKSEENGISLEGPSAGRSQSFEAYGQKDRPLDAGDFDISFDEQTGPNRSGCVNKCPNGQVPIEQNRSEKTGRIIVHFDVSVCRACPESERCPVKTGKRVATFTIDETGYTGAARHCKYMSDKEYRKECATRAGVEGTVSELTRAHGVRKSRHRDRNRTSLQLIFAVLACNVKRFIRHGQQYGYLEPAVQGCC; translated from the coding sequence ATGTTTCGTCCAACAAGTGCCCAATCATCTCTTTTCGAGGTGGACCATTACTTCTCAGGTATTCTTTCTAAAGACGACTGGAGTTTCATTTTCAAAGAAAGAGTGCTGCCCCTTATTGACGAAGAAAAATTTCGTCATCTGTATTCCGAAACCGAAGGAAGACCAAATGCTTCCATAAAGACAATGATATCCCTGTTAATCTTCATGGGCACTGAAAAATTGACATGGCGCGCCAGCGAGTATCTGTTTCCCAGACGTATCGATTGGTTGATAGCCACATGTACACCCATGGGAGAAGCCCAAATAGATCATACGACACTTTTTAAATTCTTTCAGCTCCTGGAAAAAGACGACATCTGCCGGGATATGTTTGTCGAAATCACGGATGCTTTTATTAAGGCCTGCGGCACTTCCGTCAAGATGCAAAGGACAGATTCGTTTTATATACATGGCTGGCTGCGGACATTATCGCGATACGGGTTATTTAAAGAAACGATTCGGAAATTCCTGCAGTCATTAGGAAAACAAAAGCCGGGATTATATGAATCCATTAAAGGACAACTATCACGAGAATATCTTGAAAATAATTTCGATATCACAGAGAAAGATAAAGAACTTGCCCAGAGAAAAGTCGCTTTGATGGCGAAAGACCTGTACATTCTTCATTGTGCTTTCGAAAATCATAATCAGATAAAGCACTATGAAACATTCAGGATATTATCCAAGGTGTTTACCCAGCAGTGTGAAGTAAAAGATACATCAGGTGCAGATCCCGAAATTATAATAAAAGAGAAGCCCGACAAGGATACGATTTGTACACCCCATAACCCGGAGGCACGCTATGTCCGCAAGGTCAAACAGCGTGTCACGGGTGATAAAGCCTTTGTTACCGAAACATGTTCTTCTGAAAACAAGACTCAGTTCATCACAGATGTTGAACTCCTTCCGGCCACTGCCTCCGATTCAGGTCAACAGCCCGAAATACAGCAGCGGTTAATTGACAATAACTTCAAACCCGAAAAACAATATGGAGATGCCGGATTTGTCAATGGCAAGACGATTCTTAAATCTGAAGAAAACGGAATTTCTCTCGAAGGTCCATCTGCCGGTCGCTCACAATCCTTCGAGGCATATGGACAAAAAGACCGTCCTCTGGACGCAGGCGATTTCGATATAAGTTTTGATGAACAAACCGGTCCCAATAGGTCGGGATGTGTGAATAAATGTCCGAATGGTCAAGTACCGATAGAGCAAAATCGAAGTGAAAAAACGGGCAGGATTATCGTTCATTTCGATGTGTCTGTATGCCGTGCATGCCCTGAATCGGAACGTTGTCCGGTCAAGACAGGAAAAAGAGTAGCGACATTTACAATTGATGAGACAGGATATACAGGTGCTGCTCGTCATTGCAAATACATGAGTGACAAAGAATACCGCAAGGAATGTGCGACAAGAGCAGGGGTGGAAGGTACTGTTTCAGAATTAACACGTGCGCACGGTGTGAGAAAATCCCGTCACAGAGACAGAAACAGAACGAGTTTACAATTGATATTTGCTGTCCTCGCCTGTAATGTAAAGCGCTTCATCCGTCATGGGCAGCAGTATGGCTATTTGGAACCGGCCGTTCAAGGATGCTGCTAA